A section of the Desulfomicrobium escambiense DSM 10707 genome encodes:
- the galU gene encoding UTP--glucose-1-phosphate uridylyltransferase GalU, translating into MQVRKVVIPVAGWGTRSLPATKNVPKEILPVFRKPSIQYIVEEAIASGLSDVVFVNNQNKRIIEDHFDYNLALEQLLERKGQTDLLAEVRKVAMMANIIVVRQKEQLGLGHAVLCAKEVVKDEPFAVMVGDDLMFNRDPGINQLLEVWKNERMPVVGVMEVPRDRVSKYGIIDAEEFAPGLYRIRGVKEKPDMESAPSRLALVGRYVLTPEVFKHLEGLKPDHTGEIQLTDALQSMARENRLLAVKLRGQRFDVGDWVDYLTANIYFALQDEDLRYDLIARLRELIPPSR; encoded by the coding sequence ATGCAGGTACGTAAAGTTGTCATTCCGGTGGCAGGGTGGGGAACCAGATCACTTCCGGCGACCAAGAATGTGCCCAAGGAAATTCTGCCGGTGTTCCGGAAACCCTCCATCCAATATATCGTGGAGGAGGCCATCGCCTCGGGCCTGTCGGACGTGGTGTTCGTAAACAACCAGAATAAGCGCATCATCGAGGACCATTTCGACTATAACCTCGCCCTGGAGCAGTTGCTGGAACGCAAGGGGCAGACGGATCTCCTGGCCGAGGTGCGCAAGGTGGCCATGATGGCCAACATCATCGTCGTGCGCCAGAAAGAGCAACTGGGCCTGGGCCATGCGGTGCTCTGCGCGAAGGAGGTCGTCAAGGACGAGCCCTTCGCCGTCATGGTCGGCGATGACCTCATGTTCAACCGCGACCCCGGCATCAACCAGCTCCTCGAAGTCTGGAAGAACGAGCGCATGCCCGTGGTCGGCGTCATGGAAGTGCCGCGCGACCGCGTCAGCAAGTACGGCATCATCGACGCCGAGGAGTTTGCGCCCGGGTTGTATCGCATCCGCGGCGTGAAGGAGAAGCCCGACATGGAAAGCGCGCCGTCGCGGCTGGCCCTGGTGGGCCGTTACGTGCTGACGCCCGAGGTCTTCAAGCATCTCGAAGGCTTGAAGCCCGACCACACCGGCGAGATCCAGCTGACCGACGCCCTGCAGTCCATGGCGCGGGAGAATCGCCTTCTGGCCGTGAAGCTGCGCGGACAGCGCTTCGACGTGGGCGACTGGGTGGACTACCTGACCGCCAACATCTACTTCGCCCTGCAGGACGAGGATCTGCGCTACGACCTCATCGCCCGCCTGCGCGAACTGATCCCGCCTTCCCGCTAG
- the glmM gene encoding phosphoglucosamine mutase, giving the protein MGRLFGTDGIRGRVNSHPMQPELVLRLGLAAGQYFRNGSRRHRVVIGKDTRLSGYVFESALTSGFCAAGMDVFLVGPMPTPAISFLTRSMRADLGVVISASHNPYMDNGIKFFDKDGFKLADEAENEIAAMVTDPAFAWDYPAYDQVGRARKIQDSPGRYIVELKHSFPAGMTLDGLTIVLDCAHGAAYRVAPLIFEELGAKVVTLGVEPDGLNINRGCGSLHPEGLAAKIREHRADIGLALDGDADRLIVVDEHGTVLDGDQIMAVCADEMLSRGTLAGNTLVATVMSNMALEVFMQERGGRLLRTRVGDRYVVEEMRKGGYLLGGEQSGHLVFMEHSTTGDGTLAALQLLRIMVARQRSISEIAGLLTPFPQKLVNVKVKRKVPFADVPSIQAAVKNAEERLGRTGRVLLRYSGTESLARIMVEAQDECLVNDLCDDLTQAVETGLD; this is encoded by the coding sequence ACGGAATCAGGGGGCGCGTCAACAGCCACCCCATGCAGCCGGAACTCGTGCTGCGTCTCGGATTGGCCGCGGGCCAGTATTTCCGCAACGGCAGCAGGCGGCACAGGGTCGTCATCGGCAAGGACACACGCCTTTCGGGGTACGTCTTCGAATCTGCCCTGACTTCGGGCTTCTGCGCCGCCGGCATGGACGTCTTCCTGGTCGGTCCCATGCCGACCCCGGCCATCAGCTTTCTGACGCGCAGCATGCGCGCCGACTTGGGCGTGGTCATCTCCGCCTCCCACAACCCGTACATGGACAACGGCATCAAGTTCTTCGACAAGGACGGCTTCAAGCTGGCCGACGAGGCGGAGAACGAGATCGCGGCCATGGTCACGGACCCGGCCTTCGCCTGGGACTACCCGGCGTACGATCAGGTCGGCCGGGCCAGGAAGATTCAGGACAGCCCGGGGCGCTACATCGTCGAGCTCAAGCACAGCTTTCCGGCGGGCATGACCCTGGACGGCCTGACCATCGTCCTCGACTGCGCCCACGGGGCCGCGTACCGCGTCGCGCCGCTCATCTTCGAGGAGCTCGGCGCCAAGGTCGTGACCCTCGGCGTTGAGCCCGACGGCCTGAACATCAACAGGGGCTGCGGTTCCCTGCACCCCGAGGGGCTCGCGGCCAAGATCCGGGAGCACAGGGCCGACATCGGTCTGGCCCTGGACGGGGACGCCGATCGGCTCATCGTGGTCGACGAGCACGGCACCGTGCTCGACGGGGATCAGATCATGGCCGTGTGCGCGGACGAGATGCTGTCCCGCGGGACCCTCGCCGGCAACACCCTGGTCGCCACGGTCATGAGCAACATGGCCCTGGAGGTCTTCATGCAGGAACGCGGCGGCCGGCTGTTGCGGACCAGGGTCGGCGACCGGTATGTCGTTGAGGAGATGCGCAAGGGCGGGTACCTTCTCGGCGGGGAACAGTCCGGCCACCTGGTCTTCATGGAGCATTCGACCACGGGCGACGGGACCTTGGCGGCGCTGCAGCTGCTGCGCATCATGGTCGCCAGACAGCGTTCCATCTCCGAGATTGCCGGGCTGTTGACGCCTTTCCCCCAGAAGCTCGTCAACGTGAAGGTCAAGCGGAAAGTCCCCTTCGCCGACGTGCCCTCCATCCAGGCGGCGGTGAAGAACGCGGAGGAGCGTCTGGGCAGGACGGGCCGCGTTCTGCTGCGCTATTCCGGGACCGAGTCCCTGGCCCGCATCATGGTCGAAGCCCAGGATGAATGTCTGGTCAACGACCTGTGCGATGATCTGACCCAGGCCGTGGAGACGGGTCTGGACTGA